One window of the Pieris brassicae chromosome 4, ilPieBrab1.1, whole genome shotgun sequence genome contains the following:
- the LOC123708782 gene encoding E3 ubiquitin-protein ligase rnf146, with amino-acid sequence MDIIQEGDCAVCMLKYNHPAKLPCDHIFCFLCIKGVFLRSHTCPMCRTPIPEDYLDNPQLLKEILDEKTEIDECDKFWWYYEGQDGWWSYDERSNEDIESDFNDGKSECKLLVAGAVYCVDFTQMIQYRQSDPRRKRKVKRDTHTHPSKGIAGILKVCPKQDDLSAENINATILDDDIDTIQNIHENEDDIDNMSQILRSMSIQEPELSSGSSNTEET; translated from the exons aTGGATATAATTCAAG aaggCGATTGCGCAGTGTGTATGTTAAAGTACAATCATCCAGCAAAGCTTCCCTGTgatcatattttttgttttctctGCATCAAG GGTGTATTTTTAAGAAGTCATACATGTCCAATGTGTCGTACACCAATACCTGAGGACTATCTAGATAATCCACAGCTGTTAAAAGAAATACTGGATGAAAAAACTGAAATTGATGAATGTGATAAATTTTGGTGGTATTATGAGGGTCAAGATG GGTGGTGGAGTTATGATGAAAGAAGTAATGAAGATATTGAATCAGATTTCAATGATGGAAAAAGTGAGTGTAAATTATTAGTTGCGGGTGCAGTTTACTGTGTAGACTTTACCCAGATGATACAATACAGACAAAGCGATCCACGCAGAAAAAGGAAAGTGAAGAGGGATACCCACACTCATCCATCTAAAG gaatagcaggaattttaaaagtttgccCTAAGCAGGATGATTTGAGTGCTGAGAATATTAATGCTACCATTCTGGATGATGATATTGATACCATTCAAAATATTCATGAAAATGAAGACGACATTGATAATATGTCTCaaattttaag atcTATGTCAATTCAGGAACCAGAACTGTCATCTGGTAGTTCTAATACAGAAGAAACATGA